The following is a genomic window from Corynebacterium incognita.
GCTGTTGGGTATCGGCGGTCAGTGTTTCACACTCGTCTTGGGATTGTTAGCAGGGCGCACACGCAGTCCGCTGACCACCGCGCGCCTGTCCGGGTTTGTACAGCCCTGGGCATACTTGGCCGCGGGGTTGGGGCCGCTGCTCGTGGGGGTTGTGCACGCCACCTGGGGGACCTGGGCACCGGTGTTCGCCTGCCTTATGGCCTTCAATATTGCGATGGTGTTCACTGGCTACCGCGCGGCGCGCAACATCACCGTGGATGAGGAATTGCAGGCCGCGGCGCGCGCGTGAACCCGTTGACTGCTACGCGTTTCAGTTGGAGTTGGAGCCAGTGCGGGAACTCGAGCGAGCGCGGTGGAAGGCCTCGGTGCGCTCCTGGTGAGAGGGGCCGTCGAGAAGCAGCTGGAGGTGGACGAGATCTAGTTTCTTGCCCTGCTTTTCACCGATGCCGAACAGGGTGCCGGCGATGGCGAAGCCGTGCTTTTCGTGCAGCCGCAGGGACGCTTCGTTGTTGGCCGCGATATAGGAAATGATGGAATGCACGTAGTCGTTGGCGCGGGCGTGCTCGACCACGGCACCCAGCAGGGCATTGCCCACGCCCATCCCGCGCGCGGCGTCGGAGACGTAGATGGTGTCTTCAACGGTGTTGGGGAACAGGGCATCGAAAGCAAGCTGCGAATAGCCGGCGAAGCCCAGGATTGTGCCCGGGGTGGAGCCTGCCACACCGGCGTCGCTCTGCTCGCTTACGGCGACGAACACGGG
Proteins encoded in this region:
- a CDS encoding GNAT family N-acetyltransferase; protein product: MIIRNAEAADIPAITSIYNWALTDTDLSPVPGPVTEKSRQEWLEGIQADGFPVFVAVSEQSDAGVAGSTPGTILGFAGYSQLAFDALFPNTVEDTIYVSDAARGMGVGNALLGAVVEHARANDYVHSIISYIAANNEASLRLHEKHGFAIAGTLFGIGEKQGKKLDLVHLQLLLDGPSHQERTEAFHRARSSSRTGSNSN